A genomic region of Chloracidobacterium sp. contains the following coding sequences:
- the ruvA gene encoding Holliday junction branch migration protein RuvA — protein MIAYLSGKLLEKQPGTVIIDVSGVGYEVSIPLSTFYELGEAGSDVQLRIYTHVREDAIQLYGFKTLRERDLFLRLISVQGVGAKLGIAMLSGMSADDIVMAIRTDDLARLTGIPGVGRKTAERLVIELRDKVGELSGDTRSAVDDARPTLPKDAIFDDALSALVNLGYQRNAAEKALNQAAKEGTEISVQKLLRRSLQMLAK, from the coding sequence ATGATCGCCTATCTCTCAGGCAAGCTGCTCGAAAAGCAGCCCGGCACCGTAATTATTGATGTCAGCGGCGTCGGATACGAGGTCTCGATACCGCTTTCGACATTTTACGAGCTCGGCGAGGCTGGGTCGGACGTGCAGTTGCGTATCTACACGCACGTTCGCGAGGACGCCATTCAACTGTATGGTTTTAAGACGCTTCGCGAGCGCGACCTGTTCCTGCGACTCATCTCTGTCCAGGGCGTCGGTGCCAAGCTTGGCATCGCAATGCTCTCCGGCATGAGTGCGGATGATATTGTGATGGCGATTCGCACGGATGATCTGGCACGGCTGACGGGCATTCCCGGCGTCGGGCGAAAAACGGCCGAGCGTCTGGTGATCGAGCTTCGCGACAAGGTCGGTGAATTATCAGGCGACACACGCTCAGCGGTTGATGACGCCCGGCCGACGCTGCCGAAGGATGCGATATTCGATGACGCACTCTCCGCCCTAGTCAATTTGGGTTACCAACGAAACGCCGCTGAAAAAGCCCTGAATCAAGCCGCGAAAGAAGGCACAGAGATCAGCGTTCAAAAGCTGCTCCGTCGAAGCTTGCAGATGTTGGCGAAGTGA
- a CDS encoding class II aldolase/adducin family protein: MDESSARKLIVEIGKLMYERSYVVSSDGNVSIRLGENLVLATPTMTCKGRMTEDCLALTDMDGGPLSDKRASSELAMHLLIYKMRPDIKAVCHAHPPHGTAFAVAGIAIDKPILSEVILTLGCVPLTDYGTPSTNELTEAMKPFVAHHNALLMANHGAVAYGEDLWQAWDRLETLEHTAKIAILAKALGGANDLPEDAIEKLIQIREKAGYLKENARCQACGYLHDAKIACDLDISYPSQGGANGRKISFTREELIELLSQAAKLG; encoded by the coding sequence ATGGACGAATCCTCGGCGCGAAAACTCATCGTCGAGATCGGCAAGCTGATGTACGAACGCAGCTATGTCGTCTCGTCTGACGGCAACGTCTCGATACGGTTGGGCGAGAACCTTGTGCTCGCGACGCCCACGATGACTTGCAAGGGCCGCATGACCGAGGATTGCCTTGCATTGACCGACATGGACGGCGGGCCGCTGTCCGACAAGCGTGCATCGAGCGAGCTTGCGATGCATTTGCTCATCTACAAGATGCGACCCGACATCAAGGCCGTCTGCCACGCGCATCCGCCGCACGGGACGGCGTTCGCAGTCGCCGGTATCGCCATCGACAAGCCGATCTTGAGTGAGGTTATATTGACGCTTGGCTGCGTTCCGCTGACCGATTACGGAACACCATCGACAAACGAGCTGACCGAGGCGATGAAGCCATTCGTTGCCCATCACAACGCGCTTCTGATGGCCAATCACGGTGCCGTCGCCTACGGCGAGGACCTGTGGCAGGCCTGGGACCGTCTCGAAACTCTCGAACACACCGCGAAGATCGCGATCCTTGCAAAGGCTCTTGGCGGTGCAAATGATCTGCCTGAGGACGCGATCGAAAAGCTGATCCAGATCCGTGAAAAGGCCGGCTACCTGAAGGAAAACGCCCGATGCCAAGCCTGCGGGTATCTGCACGACGCCAAGATCGCCTGCGACCTCGACATCAGCTATCCGTCTCAGGGCGGCGCGAACGGCAGGAAAATTTCGTTCACGCGCGAAGAATTGATAGAACTTTTGAGCCAAGCGGCAAAATTGGGGTAA
- the eutM gene encoding ethanolamine utilization microcompartment protein EutM, translated as MQEALGMVETKGLVATIEAADAMVKAANVQLVSYEKIGAGFVTAIVRGDVAAVKAATDAGAAAARRVGELVSVHVIPRPHASVDETLPVVRK; from the coding sequence ATGCAAGAAGCATTAGGAATGGTTGAAACAAAGGGACTAGTCGCAACGATCGAGGCCGCCGACGCCATGGTCAAGGCCGCAAATGTCCAGCTCGTCTCGTATGAAAAGATCGGCGCCGGTTTTGTGACGGCGATCGTCCGCGGCGATGTCGCGGCCGTTAAGGCCGCCACCGATGCCGGTGCCGCGGCTGCGCGACGCGTCGGCGAACTTGTCAGCGTCCATGTCATCCCGCGTCCGCACGCAAGCGTGGACGAAACGCTGCCGGTCGTCCGGAAGTAA
- a CDS encoding EutN/CcmL family microcompartment protein, translated as MIIARILGTVVSTQKDERLQGKKLLIVKPINLDGSDQSGYIVAVDTVGAGYHEKVIVVGGSSARMAEGNKDCPVDSAIIGVIDSFDLI; from the coding sequence ATGATCATCGCACGCATTCTGGGCACCGTCGTGTCCACTCAAAAGGACGAACGGCTGCAAGGCAAAAAGCTGCTCATCGTCAAGCCGATCAATCTCGACGGCTCTGACCAGAGCGGCTATATTGTCGCCGTCGATACCGTCGGTGCGGGCTATCACGAAAAGGTTATCGTCGTCGGCGGCTCAAGCGCACGCATGGCCGAGGGCAACAAGGATTGTCCGGTGGACAGCGCGATCATTGGCGTCATCGACAGCTTCGATCTCATTTGA
- a CDS encoding EutN/CcmL family microcompartment protein, with the protein MQIARVIGNVVSTVKNVSLEGRKFLIVQTLDADLKAKGSPMVALDAVGAGVGELVFWCRGKEASFPFKRDETPTDCTIVGIIDSDAHVFNGR; encoded by the coding sequence ATGCAGATCGCACGCGTTATCGGCAATGTCGTCTCTACGGTCAAAAACGTCTCGCTCGAGGGCCGCAAGTTCCTCATCGTCCAGACCCTTGATGCAGATCTAAAAGCGAAAGGCTCGCCGATGGTCGCGCTCGACGCCGTCGGTGCAGGCGTCGGAGAGCTTGTCTTTTGGTGTCGAGGCAAAGAGGCGTCGTTCCCATTCAAACGCGACGAGACGCCGACCGACTGCACAATAGTCGGGATCATCGATTCCGACGCCCACGTATTTAATGGTAGATGA
- a CDS encoding ethanolamine utilization protein EutN yields MLLARVIGNVVATHKNQRYEGSRAMLCRQITPDGKDMDYTCIALDSVDSGEGDIVIIAQEGWSASTAATGRAGAAIDSAIVAVVDRIDLL; encoded by the coding sequence ATGTTGCTAGCCAGAGTCATCGGTAACGTCGTCGCCACCCATAAGAACCAACGCTACGAGGGCAGCCGCGCGATGCTCTGCCGCCAGATCACACCCGATGGCAAAGACATGGATTACACCTGCATCGCTCTCGATTCAGTCGATTCCGGCGAAGGCGACATCGTCATCATCGCCCAGGAAGGCTGGTCCGCCTCAACCGCCGCCACCGGCCGTGCCGGAGCGGCAATAGACTCAGCGATCGTCGCCGTGGTCGACCGTATCGACCTGTTGTAA
- a CDS encoding LemA family protein: MKRAILLSIVALAAFGVSGCSYNELTAQQQQVKGKWANVESAMQRRADLIPNLVETAKMTGIQEQEVFGQIADARSRLLDASKAAGTGADGDKSPEQKQAIIDANNSFGGTIGRLLSLNEQYPQLRSSEAFMKVQDELSGTENRINTARLDFNDIVTKYNTTRNSFPAVLTAGLLGFKEEPYFKADEAAKTVPSVGDANSLRKTQPAAPAAPAPANKP, encoded by the coding sequence ATGAAAAGAGCAATTCTATTGTCCATCGTGGCCCTGGCTGCTTTTGGCGTGTCGGGCTGCAGCTATAATGAGCTGACCGCCCAGCAGCAGCAGGTCAAGGGTAAGTGGGCGAATGTCGAATCCGCGATGCAGCGGCGGGCCGACCTGATCCCAAATCTGGTCGAGACGGCTAAGATGACCGGAATTCAGGAGCAGGAAGTATTCGGTCAGATCGCTGACGCGCGTTCACGGCTGCTCGATGCATCGAAGGCAGCAGGCACCGGTGCCGACGGCGACAAATCACCTGAGCAGAAGCAGGCAATAATTGATGCGAATAACAGCTTTGGCGGGACAATCGGACGGCTTCTGAGCCTTAATGAGCAGTATCCTCAATTGCGCTCCAGCGAGGCTTTTATGAAGGTCCAAGACGAGTTGTCGGGAACTGAGAACCGCATCAACACTGCTCGCCTCGACTTTAACGACATCGTGACAAAATACAACACGACGCGAAACTCATTTCCTGCGGTATTGACCGCCGGGCTGTTGGGATTTAAGGAAGAGCCTTATTTCAAGGCCGACGAAGCAGCCAAGACCGTCCCGTCCGTCGGTGACGCCAACTCGCTGAGAAAAACGCAGCCCGCGGCCCCGGCCGCTCCGGCGCCGGCAAACAAGCCGTAG
- a CDS encoding nucleotidyltransferase domain-containing protein produces the protein MRHHFEAFIDDLRSTHGTNLVAVILYGSAAAGDFVPNRSDYNILVALERIGPEDLRKSHACVREWARMRNPVPVYFTVSELQNAADVFPIEFHQMAVAHKVLYGSDVLAGLEISDKFLRHQAEFELRSKLIQLRRQYIPVSASVDGLRTLMSESLASFAVLFGAVLILRGVEPPATKHEIVALTAQHLGIDGTPFEKIFNIRENNFTGDLDDAAANQLFGEYMEQIEQVIEAVDMAGK, from the coding sequence ATGAGACATCACTTTGAGGCATTCATCGACGATCTGAGGTCAACTCACGGCACAAATTTAGTCGCGGTCATCCTCTACGGCTCGGCCGCGGCGGGTGATTTCGTGCCAAACCGATCGGATTACAACATTCTGGTTGCGCTTGAAAGGATCGGGCCTGAAGATCTTCGCAAGTCGCACGCGTGCGTTCGCGAATGGGCCCGCATGCGTAATCCGGTGCCGGTGTATTTTACGGTATCGGAGCTGCAGAACGCCGCCGATGTTTTTCCCATAGAGTTTCATCAGATGGCAGTAGCTCATAAGGTGCTATACGGCAGCGACGTGCTTGCGGGGCTTGAGATATCTGACAAATTCCTTCGCCATCAGGCCGAATTTGAGTTGCGTAGCAAATTGATCCAACTCAGGAGGCAGTATATTCCGGTCTCGGCGTCGGTTGACGGTCTTAGGACACTGATGTCCGAGAGCCTGGCGAGCTTTGCGGTGCTATTCGGCGCGGTTCTGATACTTCGCGGCGTCGAGCCGCCGGCAACCAAGCACGAGATCGTCGCCCTGACTGCCCAGCATCTCGGCATCGACGGGACACCATTTGAAAAAATATTCAATATCCGTGAGAATAACTTCACCGGAGACCTCGATGACGCGGCCGCCAATCAACTGTTTGGCGAATACATGGAGCAGATCGAGCAGGTCATCGAGGCCGTCGATATGGCGGGAAAATAA